The sequence below is a genomic window from Ipomoea triloba cultivar NCNSP0323 chromosome 10, ASM357664v1.
atatatgatgATCAGATTGGTAGGGTTCCATTGAGGCAGCAAATCAGCAATTTTGAGCAAAGTAGAAGACACATGGTGAAGGTGATGGGAGAAAGAAACACAAGCAAGTTCTTGAAAGAAGCAATCTTCTCCGTCACAATTGGCGCCAATGATGTGCTCAATTATATCCAACCATTAATTCATATTCCCTTCTTGCATGATCATCCCACCGTCTCCCCATCCATATTCCAAGACTTTCTAATCTCTAACTTgaccacgcaccttaaggtaCGCAAGCTTAACGTGGTTATTAAATACGCTACCGATAACTAATCTACCTAAAGTACCAAGAAAAATTAATACTGATTTCATGTCCAATATCTATCTAACCCCTATAGcaacattaattaattgattgccTTTTTCTTCTTGTATTATAGCGATTGCATGGACTAGGAGGGAGAAAATTTGTCATAGTGGATATTGGACCTCTTGGATGCATACCATTTGTTCGTGCCATAAAATTTGTACCCAAAGGAAAATGTTCTGTGGAAGTGAACACACTAATTAGGGGATACAATTCCAAACTAAAGGCAGAGATTCATCGCTTGAACAGAGAAATAGGACCCAAAGCAATCTTCGTTTATGCAAATACATACGATGCTTTCAGACATATCATTTTAAACTATCGTTACTTTGGTAAGTACaagtaattgttcaattacacATACtattagaattatatttttgataaatttaagAGAACGAGATTGATTGTAATTTATTTGTGTAGGATTTGAGAATAATGATGATCCATGTTGTGGAGGATACGTTCCTCCATTCCTATGCCGACTAGGGAACAACGAAAACGTGAGCTCTGTTATGTGCAATGAACGAGGAAAGTATGTGTTTTGGGACGCTTATCACCCTTCAGAGGCTACAAATCTAATACTATCTGAGAAACTACTGAACGGTGATATAACAGTAGCTTGGCCTATGAATCTTAGTCAACTTCATCATTATAAGTTGTAGTTGATATGCTATATCAATTGGAAGTATTGAAGCGTGTATGTTGCCATCTACGATGCAATTATAAttcaagaataattaattgaaagtgttaaatttttttcttatttttagacTAATACttattcaaacaaaattttCACGTCTATTAATAAGAAGATAGTGTGTAACACATCTAATTAAATCATAAATTGACTATACActtagaataaataaaataaaatgtataattgTGCCCACTAACAATAATCTTCATAAATTGGCAATACACTTAAAATCATTAATTGTGCCCACACGGCAATAATCTTCTAAACTTTGACAAAAGAATCCACCTTACACGTATATAGCAGACTTCCCCGTGCATAACATGGTGGTAGAAACTATTGATGTGTCATAGTGCATATCAAGAACAAGGTGGATGATCAATTTGTGGTTCTCAAGTCATCTTGAATAGTTgtacttatatatttttatcttatACGTCTTTGAGTTTGATTATCTTCGTTGAAATCGTTATGTGTAACATTTGAAAATGTTTAGTTTGTTTGGTAGATAGAGGTGTTAGAATATAATAAACTGTATAACAAAACTTCAATAATATAATCTTAATCTCTCAGCTATATATCAACGTACTGCACAATATGTAATATGTGTCTTGTTCTAA
It includes:
- the LOC116033326 gene encoding GDSL esterase/lipase At5g41890; amino-acid sequence: MDIRNPPLSLPFLVSTLMTIIINLQILPCFSTTSFVFGDSLVDAGNNNYLVSLSRADFPPNGIDFPPNGRPTGRFTNGRTIADIVGEGLGVKPFPPPYFAPNAEPNAVQSGLNYASGASGILDETGSLFIGRVPLRQQISNFEQSRRHMVKVMGERNTSKFLKEAIFSVTIGANDVLNYIQPLIHIPFLHDHPTVSPSIFQDFLISNLTTHLKRLHGLGGRKFVIVDIGPLGCIPFVRAIKFVPKGKCSVEVNTLIRGYNSKLKAEIHRLNREIGPKAIFVYANTYDAFRHIILNYRYFGFENNDDPCCGGYVPPFLCRLGNNENVSSVMCNERGKYVFWDAYHPSEATNLILSEKLLNGDITVAWPMNLSQLHHYKL